The following coding sequences lie in one Sphingomonas sp. M1-B02 genomic window:
- a CDS encoding alpha/beta hydrolase, with product MRNESSRRQELPWAKRVRAALTAAAVATAWTLAPAAQAQDDRMTPIATPAQPTAIELGTGALPGATASESWHRQYGSTFTRNVTVATLTPFLPDPAKATGTAVVVAPGGGFRTLSMENEGWDVARALAAQGVAAFVLKYRLNQTPADMPGFEASMRAMFSGGPRPPRPAPEAAIAGLAPQIADARAAFALIRRRAKEWRVQPDRIGMVGFSAGAMLTMATTLAGQDAKPAFIGNIYGPLSAMTAPTDAPPMFVALAADDPLFGAPEYGLIDAWRTAKRPVEFHLYEQGGHGFGMYPKTTTSTGWFGAFASWMRMHGWLGTTATP from the coding sequence ATGCGCAACGAAAGCAGCAGGCGGCAGGAACTGCCATGGGCGAAGCGCGTGCGCGCCGCGCTGACGGCCGCCGCGGTCGCAACCGCCTGGACCCTCGCGCCGGCCGCGCAGGCGCAGGACGATCGGATGACGCCGATCGCCACTCCCGCGCAGCCGACCGCGATCGAGCTCGGCACCGGCGCGCTGCCCGGCGCGACTGCTTCCGAATCCTGGCATCGCCAATATGGCAGCACCTTCACCCGCAACGTCACCGTCGCGACGCTGACCCCGTTCCTGCCCGATCCCGCCAAGGCGACCGGCACCGCCGTCGTCGTGGCGCCGGGGGGCGGGTTCCGGACGCTCTCGATGGAGAATGAGGGCTGGGACGTCGCGCGTGCACTCGCCGCGCAGGGCGTGGCGGCCTTCGTGCTCAAATATCGGCTCAACCAGACGCCGGCGGACATGCCGGGCTTCGAAGCCTCGATGCGCGCGATGTTCTCAGGCGGCCCGCGCCCGCCGCGGCCGGCGCCCGAGGCGGCGATTGCGGGACTTGCGCCGCAGATCGCCGATGCGCGCGCCGCCTTCGCGCTGATCCGCCGTCGCGCGAAGGAATGGCGCGTCCAGCCCGATCGCATCGGCATGGTCGGCTTCTCGGCCGGGGCGATGCTGACGATGGCGACGACGCTCGCCGGGCAGGATGCGAAGCCCGCCTTCATCGGCAACATCTATGGTCCGCTGTCGGCGATGACCGCGCCCACGGACGCGCCGCCGATGTTCGTGGCGCTCGCGGCCGACGATCCGCTGTTCGGCGCTCCCGAATATGGCCTGATCGACGCCTGGCGGACCGCGAAGCGTCCGGTCGAGTTCCACCTCTACGAACAAGGCGGACACGGATTCGGCATGTATCCGAAGACGACCACCAGCACGGGCTGGTTCGGCGCCTTCGCCAGCTGGATGCGGATGCACGGGTGGCTGGGGACGACGGCGACGCCCTAG
- a CDS encoding M23 family metallopeptidase has product MSLVRASFLAVALGLVGAASGAPAASTAQTASANRFAIDGALMQGGAVLGTAPQGATLLTLDGVPVRIAPDRRFLIAFDRDAGPSATLVARLSDGREIRQQLTIAPRAWAISRLDRLPKYPVPQPEFQRRRPAELAQISAARAMQGESAGWRQDFLWPVTGRISTMFGSQRIYAGEPGAFHSGVDIARPTGTTVLAPADGVVVLATAAPFTLEGNLILIDHGMGLNSAFVHLSRIDVKLGAHVRRGQPIGAVGNSGRATGPHLHWSMKWRDARIDPLLVAGPMPVAE; this is encoded by the coding sequence GTGAGCCTGGTCCGCGCTTCTTTCCTGGCGGTCGCCTTGGGGCTTGTCGGCGCCGCCTCGGGTGCGCCCGCCGCTTCCACGGCCCAGACCGCCAGCGCCAATCGCTTCGCGATCGACGGCGCGCTGATGCAGGGCGGCGCCGTCCTCGGCACCGCGCCGCAAGGTGCCACCCTGCTCACGCTGGACGGAGTCCCGGTCCGGATCGCGCCCGATCGTCGCTTCCTGATTGCCTTCGATCGCGATGCCGGGCCGAGCGCCACTCTGGTTGCCCGCTTGAGCGACGGCCGCGAAATCCGCCAGCAGCTCACCATCGCGCCCCGCGCCTGGGCGATCTCGCGGCTCGACCGGCTTCCCAAATATCCGGTGCCCCAGCCCGAATTCCAGCGCCGCCGGCCCGCCGAGCTGGCGCAGATCAGCGCCGCCCGAGCGATGCAAGGCGAATCGGCGGGGTGGCGCCAGGACTTCCTCTGGCCGGTCACGGGCCGCATCTCGACGATGTTCGGCTCGCAGCGTATCTATGCGGGCGAACCCGGCGCCTTCCATTCGGGGGTCGACATCGCCCGCCCCACCGGCACGACGGTGCTGGCCCCCGCGGACGGCGTGGTCGTGCTAGCCACCGCCGCGCCCTTCACGCTGGAAGGCAATCTGATCCTCATCGATCATGGCATGGGGCTGAACAGCGCGTTCGTGCATCTGTCGCGGATCGACGTGAAGCTGGGCGCGCACGTCCGTCGCGGCCAGCCGATCGGCGCGGTGGGGAATAGCGGTCGCGCGACGGGTCCGCATCTGCACTGGAGCATGAAGTGGCGCGATGCGCGGATCGATCCGTTGCTTGTCGCAGGGCCGATGCCAGTCGCAGAATGA
- a CDS encoding DUF2093 domain-containing protein gives MLMSNSARAARLHYMANSFRVLAPGDHVACAVSGERIPLEELRYWSVSRQEAYASARLAAEALHGV, from the coding sequence ATGCTGATGTCCAACTCCGCCCGCGCCGCGCGGCTCCATTATATGGCCAACAGCTTCCGCGTGCTCGCCCCCGGCGATCATGTCGCCTGCGCGGTCAGCGGCGAGCGCATCCCGCTCGAGGAGCTGCGCTATTGGAGCGTATCCCGCCAGGAAGCCTATGCCAGCGCCCGGCTGGCCGCCGAAGCGCTGCACGGCGTGTGA
- a CDS encoding glycoside hydrolase family 43 protein gives MMLALTCSWPAAGQTAPGAPAGSNPIIRDKFTADPAPLVVGDRLYLYVGHDEAQRDEMFNMREWLVYSTTDMQHWTDHGPILKVADFKWAKKDAWAAQATFKNGKYWFYAAVEHDDTHPGKAIAVAVSDSPTGPSIDAKGSALITNQMTPKGTHSWEDIDPTIFTDDDGTSWIAWGNRQCYIARLKPNMIEIDGPITEITPPHFEEGPWLHKRGALYYLTYASLDRSTHRDEKISYATAPSIRGPWTPRGELTGSGRYSFTIHPGIAAFKGKSYLFLHNAALTIGDLNGAIGRRAVTVEHLIYTPEGLMKPVVQTDAGVSVPPSR, from the coding sequence ATGATGTTAGCGCTAACATGTTCGTGGCCCGCCGCAGGACAGACGGCGCCGGGTGCGCCGGCAGGTTCGAACCCAATCATCCGGGACAAGTTCACGGCCGATCCGGCACCGCTCGTCGTCGGCGATCGGCTCTATCTCTATGTCGGCCATGACGAAGCGCAGCGCGACGAGATGTTCAACATGCGCGAATGGCTGGTCTATTCGACGACGGACATGCAGCATTGGACCGACCACGGCCCGATCCTGAAGGTCGCCGACTTCAAGTGGGCCAAAAAGGACGCCTGGGCCGCGCAGGCGACGTTCAAGAATGGCAAATATTGGTTCTACGCCGCGGTCGAGCATGACGATACCCATCCCGGCAAGGCGATCGCCGTCGCGGTGTCGGATTCGCCCACCGGCCCGTCCATCGATGCAAAAGGCTCGGCGCTCATCACCAACCAGATGACCCCCAAGGGCACGCACAGCTGGGAGGATATCGATCCCACCATCTTCACCGACGATGACGGGACGAGCTGGATCGCATGGGGCAATCGCCAATGCTATATCGCCCGGCTCAAGCCCAACATGATCGAGATTGATGGCCCGATCACCGAGATCACCCCGCCGCATTTCGAGGAAGGCCCCTGGCTCCACAAGCGCGGCGCGCTTTACTATCTGACTTATGCCTCGCTCGATCGATCCACGCATCGCGACGAGAAGATTTCCTATGCCACCGCGCCCTCGATCCGCGGGCCCTGGACCCCGCGCGGCGAGCTGACCGGATCGGGCAGATACAGCTTCACGATCCATCCCGGCATCGCCGCGTTCAAAGGCAAATCCTATCTGTTCCTGCACAATGCCGCGCTGACGATCGGCGATCTCAACGGTGCCATCGGCCGCCGCGCCGTCACCGTCGAGCATCTCATATACACGCCCGAGGGCCTGATGAAGCCGGTGGTCCAGACCGATGCCGGCGTGTCGGTTCCGCCGTCTCGCTAA
- the xseA gene encoding exodeoxyribonuclease VII large subunit yields the protein MPDPFFDSPTGRLVAEQMPGDNAAAMSVSELSSKLKRMVEGEFGHVRLRGEISGWKRAASGHAYLCLKDADAIIDGVIWRGAAAALAFAPQDGVEVIVTGKLTTYPSRSRYQIVIERMELAGEGALMALFEKLKAKLAGEGLFEASAKKSLPYMPRTIGVVTSPTGAVIRDILHRLADRFPSHVLVWPVKVQGEGSAAEIAAAIRGFDSIQPGGKIARPDLLIVARGGGSIEDLWAFNEEVVVRAIAACTIPVISAVGHETDTSLADFAADLRAPTPTAAAEIAVPVLADVRHTVATLALRTERCARRYQERASERLGALVRILPRRDALLGPQRQKMDDLAGRLGRALERRVGVARSQLDRGAGALRPAILDQRLAAARQRLEGVGRHLDLVHPNRPLEKGYAWVEARGTHKVVATAEGARAAQAVTLHFIDGSVDAKVERAPGKPAPPVKPQQPSLL from the coding sequence ATGCCCGATCCCTTCTTCGATTCCCCGACGGGGCGGCTCGTAGCCGAGCAGATGCCGGGGGACAACGCGGCCGCGATGAGCGTCAGCGAACTTTCGTCGAAGCTCAAGCGGATGGTCGAGGGCGAGTTCGGCCATGTCCGGCTGCGCGGCGAGATTTCGGGCTGGAAGCGCGCCGCCTCGGGCCATGCCTATCTGTGCCTCAAGGATGCCGATGCGATCATCGACGGGGTGATCTGGCGCGGCGCGGCGGCGGCGTTGGCCTTCGCGCCCCAGGACGGCGTCGAAGTGATCGTCACCGGCAAGCTCACCACTTATCCCAGCCGCTCGCGCTACCAGATCGTGATCGAGCGGATGGAGCTCGCCGGCGAAGGCGCACTGATGGCGCTGTTCGAGAAATTGAAGGCCAAGCTGGCCGGGGAGGGGTTGTTCGAAGCTTCTGCCAAGAAGTCGCTGCCCTATATGCCGCGCACGATCGGGGTGGTGACCTCCCCCACCGGCGCGGTGATCCGCGACATCCTCCACCGGCTGGCGGATCGTTTCCCCAGCCATGTCCTCGTCTGGCCGGTGAAGGTCCAGGGCGAGGGATCGGCGGCGGAGATCGCCGCGGCGATCCGCGGCTTCGATTCGATCCAGCCCGGCGGCAAGATCGCGCGGCCGGACCTGCTCATCGTCGCGCGCGGCGGCGGCTCGATCGAGGATCTGTGGGCGTTCAACGAGGAAGTGGTGGTCCGCGCCATCGCCGCCTGCACGATCCCGGTGATCTCGGCCGTGGGGCATGAGACCGACACCAGCCTCGCCGACTTCGCCGCCGATCTGCGCGCGCCGACCCCCACCGCCGCCGCCGAGATCGCCGTGCCGGTGCTCGCCGACGTCCGCCACACCGTCGCCACGCTGGCGCTGCGTACCGAGCGCTGTGCTCGCCGCTATCAGGAGCGGGCAAGCGAGCGTCTGGGCGCGCTCGTCCGCATCCTCCCGCGCCGGGACGCTTTGCTCGGCCCGCAACGGCAGAAGATGGACGATCTGGCCGGGCGGCTCGGTCGCGCGCTCGAGCGCCGGGTCGGCGTCGCCCGCTCGCAGCTCGATCGCGGCGCCGGCGCGCTGCGCCCCGCCATCCTCGACCAGCGCCTCGCCGCCGCGCGCCAGCGGCTCGAAGGCGTCGGCCGCCACCTCGATCTGGTCCACCCCAATCGCCCCCTTGAAAAGGGCTATGCCTGGGTCGAGGCCCGCGGCACGCACAAGGTCGTCGCCACCGCCGAGGGAGCCCGCGCCGCGCAGGCGGTCACGCTCCACTTCATCGATGGCTCGGTCGATGCCAAGGTGGAGCGCGCGCCCGGCAAGCCCGCCCCTCCAGTCAAGCCCCAGCAGCCAAGCTTGCTCTAG
- the purD gene encoding phosphoribosylamine--glycine ligase: MNVLLLGSGGREHALAWKLAQSPLLGTLYAAPGNPGIAEHAQLAEIAIDDHRAVIDFCRRNSIGFVVIGPEAPLVSGLGDNLRMMGIGVFGPDKGAARLEGSKGFTKDLCLREGIPTAGYVHVRSCAGGVAALVDFSLPVVIKADGLAAGKGVTIAFSHAEAVAALEAIFADAGGSAVIEEFLEGEEASLFVLTDGTTIVPFGSAQDHKRVGEGDSGPNTGGMGAYSPAPVLTPALERIAIDTIVRPTVEAMARMGSPYSGVLYAGLMLTRVGPKLIEYNARFGDPECQVLMLRYQGDLLELMLATAKGELAGRPDPVFSDETALTVVMAAKGYPGTPETGGAIRGIDAAQATGALVFQAGTRLDGETLVASGGRVLNVTATGRSVSAAQAAAYRAVDALDFPSGFCRRDIGWREVAREG, encoded by the coding sequence ATGAACGTCCTGCTACTGGGATCGGGGGGCCGCGAACATGCGCTCGCCTGGAAGCTCGCGCAATCGCCGCTGCTGGGCACGCTCTACGCCGCGCCGGGCAATCCGGGAATAGCCGAGCATGCCCAACTCGCCGAAATCGCGATCGACGACCATCGCGCGGTGATCGATTTCTGTCGGCGCAATTCGATCGGCTTCGTGGTGATCGGGCCCGAGGCTCCCCTGGTGTCCGGCCTCGGCGACAATCTGCGGATGATGGGGATCGGCGTGTTCGGGCCCGACAAGGGCGCGGCGCGGCTGGAGGGTTCGAAGGGCTTTACCAAGGATCTGTGCCTGCGCGAGGGGATACCCACCGCGGGCTATGTCCATGTCCGCTCCTGCGCGGGCGGAGTCGCGGCGCTGGTCGATTTCAGCCTGCCGGTGGTGATCAAGGCCGACGGGCTCGCCGCGGGCAAGGGCGTGACGATCGCTTTCTCGCACGCGGAAGCGGTGGCGGCGCTGGAGGCGATTTTCGCCGATGCAGGCGGCAGCGCGGTGATCGAGGAGTTCCTGGAGGGCGAGGAGGCCAGCCTGTTCGTACTGACCGACGGGACGACGATCGTGCCGTTCGGATCGGCGCAGGATCACAAGCGCGTCGGCGAAGGGGATAGCGGGCCGAACACCGGCGGGATGGGCGCCTATAGCCCCGCCCCCGTGCTGACACCCGCGCTGGAGCGGATCGCGATCGACACGATCGTGCGCCCCACGGTGGAGGCGATGGCGCGGATGGGATCGCCTTATTCGGGGGTGCTCTATGCCGGGCTGATGCTCACGCGCGTCGGCCCGAAGCTGATCGAATATAATGCGCGGTTCGGCGACCCCGAATGCCAGGTGCTGATGCTGCGCTATCAGGGCGACCTGCTCGAGCTGATGCTGGCGACCGCGAAAGGCGAGCTGGCCGGACGCCCCGATCCGGTCTTTTCGGACGAGACCGCGCTCACGGTGGTGATGGCGGCGAAAGGCTATCCGGGCACGCCCGAGACCGGCGGCGCGATCCGCGGGATCGACGCGGCGCAGGCGACCGGCGCGCTTGTGTTCCAGGCCGGCACGCGGCTGGACGGCGAGACGCTGGTGGCCAGCGGCGGGCGCGTGCTGAACGTCACCGCCACCGGCCGAAGCGTAAGCGCGGCGCAGGCGGCGGCCTATCGCGCGGTGGACGCGCTGGATTTCCCGAGCGGCTTCTGCCGGCGGGATATCGGCTGGCGCGAGGTTGCGCGCGAGGGATAG
- a CDS encoding TonB-dependent receptor domain-containing protein, with amino-acid sequence MTKTQITRGLRGGTALSALVLAGTLFAAPAVAQDAAGQPGTQNSPAETTAQDEQTTQSNQDNTGGDIVVTGSLFRRTNAETPSPVTVMSAESLQQRGINTVAEAVQRVSANGAGNITQGWNTGSNFATGANAVSLRGLTVQSTLTIFDGLRMAPYPLADDGSRNFVDLNTIPNAIIDRIEILRDGASSTYGADAVAGVVNVITKKEIQGLHLNASAGISQQGDAAEQRFDATYGYGNLDEQGFNFYVNGEYQRQEALYARDRGYPFNTSDLSRVCGTANGQNPLFPSGSKVCQANGVRNALTPNTGAAISPTLYPFTYNGTSATPVASVRPVDAAGAAVPGQLFRLLNTAAGCRDLTPIQVPLNGQGGTATAGGTLQCSLDARATYSQLQPEQERLGFAGRFTAKLGDDIEFYAAGNYYQVKTATTAAPSGFTGSLPTPNPQGFAQPSNLFLPVYVCAAGQGSLTNLNTGCTAANGTLNPQNPFAAAGQRAQVLQTYDRERRLNTEGRSLRAAMGVSGTFGDGWGFEVEASASQVQLDVINENVVIPQRLWNAAARGQYNFSNPAANTQAVRDYVAPLSKNRSVSDLWQVSATLQKELFQLPGGALGVAAGVAYRHESIDNPSANPENLQTPYDRYFVINAVGAVGSREVKSAFYEISAPIFDQLEVSASGRYDDYSSGQSNFSPKFGAKFTPIPQLAVRGTWSKGFRIPSFNEAFGLPTTGYVTFTLNRNDPAQAAFIAAHGGNAYATAGFPVGLTSTGNPSLDPEKSTSWTVGGIFEPIRNVSFTVDYWNIEVRDIIGGADYSGVQAAYYANNGVVNIPGLNVLPGVPDINFPNALPHLGFIEYSFQNNDSQRVSGIDLGANVRFPFLGATFNSSFEASYLMKFEKTIGGNVQRYDGTLSPCDVTSCSGAPKWRGSWQNTVEVGGFTGSVTAYYTDGYDLASVDYGGVKGDCLGSLGNSISTYQDGTTPVLCEAKAQWNVDLSLSQRVSDNFTIYANVLNVLGIDPVYDPSAAYHIFQFNPSWGGPNIMGRYFRVGARVSF; translated from the coding sequence ATGACCAAGACGCAAATCACACGCGGTCTGCGCGGTGGCACGGCGCTTTCGGCGCTCGTTCTCGCCGGCACGCTGTTCGCTGCGCCCGCGGTGGCGCAGGACGCCGCCGGCCAGCCGGGCACGCAGAACTCGCCCGCCGAGACCACGGCGCAGGACGAGCAGACCACCCAGTCGAACCAGGACAACACCGGCGGCGACATCGTCGTTACCGGCTCGCTGTTCCGTCGCACCAATGCCGAAACGCCTTCGCCGGTCACGGTGATGAGCGCAGAGTCGCTGCAGCAGCGCGGCATCAATACCGTTGCCGAAGCAGTGCAGCGCGTATCGGCCAACGGCGCCGGCAACATCACGCAGGGCTGGAACACCGGTTCGAACTTCGCGACCGGCGCGAACGCGGTTTCGCTGCGCGGCCTGACCGTGCAGTCGACCCTGACCATCTTCGACGGCCTGCGCATGGCGCCGTATCCGCTCGCGGATGACGGCTCGCGTAACTTCGTCGATCTGAACACGATCCCGAACGCGATCATCGACCGGATCGAAATCCTTCGTGACGGTGCATCGTCGACCTACGGCGCAGACGCCGTGGCCGGCGTGGTCAACGTGATCACGAAGAAGGAAATCCAGGGTCTCCACCTGAACGCGTCTGCTGGCATCTCGCAGCAGGGTGACGCGGCCGAGCAGCGTTTCGACGCCACCTACGGCTACGGCAATCTCGACGAACAGGGCTTCAACTTCTACGTCAACGGCGAATATCAGCGCCAGGAAGCCCTGTACGCGCGCGATCGCGGCTATCCGTTCAACACCTCTGACCTCAGCCGGGTTTGCGGCACGGCAAACGGCCAGAACCCACTGTTCCCGTCGGGCTCGAAGGTCTGCCAGGCGAACGGCGTTCGTAACGCGCTCACGCCGAACACCGGTGCTGCGATCAGCCCGACGCTGTATCCGTTCACCTATAACGGTACGTCTGCAACCCCGGTTGCAAGCGTCCGTCCGGTCGACGCCGCCGGCGCCGCGGTCCCTGGCCAGCTGTTCCGCCTGCTCAACACCGCGGCCGGCTGCCGGGATCTGACTCCGATCCAGGTTCCGTTGAACGGCCAGGGTGGCACCGCAACCGCAGGCGGCACGCTTCAGTGCAGCCTCGACGCGCGCGCTACCTACTCCCAGCTCCAGCCCGAGCAGGAGCGTCTTGGCTTCGCGGGTCGGTTCACGGCGAAGCTCGGCGACGACATCGAGTTCTACGCCGCGGGCAACTACTACCAGGTGAAGACTGCCACCACCGCCGCCCCCAGCGGCTTCACCGGCAGCCTTCCGACGCCGAATCCGCAAGGTTTCGCCCAGCCGTCGAACCTGTTTCTGCCGGTCTATGTCTGCGCCGCTGGCCAGGGCAGCCTGACGAACCTGAACACGGGTTGCACGGCCGCCAACGGTACGCTCAACCCGCAGAACCCCTTCGCCGCTGCCGGCCAGCGCGCGCAGGTTCTTCAGACCTATGACCGTGAGCGCAGGCTCAACACCGAGGGACGCAGCCTTCGTGCGGCCATGGGTGTCAGCGGCACGTTCGGCGACGGATGGGGCTTCGAAGTCGAAGCCAGCGCGTCGCAGGTCCAGCTCGACGTGATCAACGAGAATGTCGTCATTCCGCAGCGTCTGTGGAATGCAGCGGCACGTGGCCAGTACAATTTCTCCAATCCGGCCGCGAACACGCAGGCGGTTCGTGACTACGTCGCGCCGCTCAGTAAGAATCGTTCGGTGTCCGATCTGTGGCAGGTTTCGGCCACGCTCCAGAAGGAACTGTTCCAGCTTCCTGGTGGTGCTCTCGGCGTTGCAGCCGGCGTTGCCTATCGTCACGAGTCGATCGACAACCCGTCGGCAAACCCGGAGAACCTTCAGACCCCGTACGATCGCTATTTCGTGATCAACGCGGTCGGTGCAGTCGGCAGCCGCGAAGTGAAGTCGGCCTTCTACGAAATCTCGGCGCCGATCTTCGATCAGCTCGAGGTGAGCGCAAGCGGCCGTTACGACGATTATTCGTCGGGCCAGTCGAACTTCTCGCCGAAGTTCGGTGCCAAGTTCACCCCGATCCCGCAGCTCGCGGTTCGTGGTACCTGGTCGAAGGGCTTCCGTATTCCTTCGTTCAACGAAGCGTTCGGCCTGCCGACAACCGGATATGTTACGTTCACGCTTAATCGTAACGATCCGGCACAGGCAGCGTTCATCGCTGCGCATGGCGGCAACGCTTATGCCACGGCCGGCTTCCCGGTCGGTCTGACCTCGACCGGCAATCCTTCGCTGGATCCGGAGAAGTCGACCAGCTGGACTGTTGGCGGCATCTTCGAGCCGATCCGTAACGTCAGCTTCACCGTCGATTACTGGAACATCGAAGTCCGGGACATCATCGGCGGCGCGGACTATTCGGGTGTGCAGGCCGCTTACTATGCCAACAACGGCGTAGTGAACATCCCGGGCCTCAACGTGTTGCCGGGCGTGCCCGACATCAACTTCCCGAACGCTCTGCCGCATCTCGGCTTCATCGAATATTCGTTCCAGAACAACGACTCGCAGCGCGTGTCGGGCATCGATCTGGGCGCGAACGTTCGGTTCCCCTTCCTGGGCGCGACGTTCAACAGCTCGTTCGAAGCATCCTATCTGATGAAGTTCGAAAAGACGATCGGTGGTAACGTGCAGCGGTATGACGGCACGCTCAGCCCCTGCGACGTTACGTCGTGCTCGGGTGCGCCGAAGTGGCGTGGCAGCTGGCAGAACACCGTCGAAGTCGGCGGCTTCACCGGCTCGGTCACGGCTTACTACACGGACGGCTATGATCTGGCCTCGGTCGATTACGGCGGCGTCAAGGGCGACTGCCTGGGCAGCCTGGGTAACTCGATCTCGACCTATCAGGACGGCACCACCCCGGTGCTCTGCGAAGCGAAGGCCCAGTGGAACGTCGATCTGTCGCTGAGCCAGCGCGTGAGCGACAACTTCACCATCTATGCGAACGTGCTGAACGTTCTCGGGATCGATCCCGTCTACGATCCGAGCGCCGCATATCACATCTTCCAGTTCAACCCTTCGTGGGGTGGTCCGAACATCATGGGCCGCTACTTCCGCGTCGGCGCGCGGGTCAGCTTCTGA